One genomic region from Metallosphaera tengchongensis encodes:
- a CDS encoding DUF998 domain-containing protein, producing the protein MKPKTSLGGKILVISVAQFWIFMLLSEELYKGYNLNQNYISDLGVGSTAIIFNSSIVLMGILIILSGLLFSSKILSSFLIIGAIGMIGVGVFPETTGTPHLISALLAFLFSSLASFPAFKMINSNLRYLFPILGVISLISLVFFIFHDYGPIGPGGVERFIVLPDIVWAISFGSIMGSKNETQTTP; encoded by the coding sequence ATGAAACCTAAAACCTCACTAGGAGGAAAGATCCTGGTGATTTCAGTAGCACAATTTTGGATATTTATGTTATTATCTGAGGAATTATATAAGGGCTACAACCTCAATCAAAACTACATCAGCGACCTTGGAGTAGGAAGCACTGCGATAATTTTCAACTCTTCCATCGTATTAATGGGCATCCTCATAATATTAAGTGGACTTCTCTTCTCAAGCAAGATCCTGAGTTCCTTCCTTATCATAGGTGCCATAGGGATGATAGGAGTGGGAGTTTTCCCGGAAACTACTGGTACACCTCACTTAATTTCGGCCCTTTTGGCATTCCTATTCTCTTCACTTGCGTCCTTTCCTGCTTTTAAGATGATCAACTCTAACCTAAGATATCTCTTCCCTATCCTAGGCGTAATTTCCCTAATTAGCTTGGTCTTCTTCATTTTCCACGACTATGGTCCCATCGGACCCGGTGGAGTTGAAAGGTTTATAGTTTTGCCCGATATTGTATGGGCAATATCCTTCGGTTCCATAATGGGGAGCAAAAATGAAACTCAAACAACCCCCTAG
- a CDS encoding mechanosensitive ion channel domain-containing protein, giving the protein MKDEEIVSVNEIRKKITESIGRLVLYIVIFVVIEALVNNFLFPYLESLRLNLVSTSVSGIGIASYAPYVNILLSLLFGYFIIQAFVSVVYWNLRLKYDHSIAASMRSVFRLIGIGALVAAIAGAVAGGASGVALGGFIGIVVGFASQQVLGQALDGLFILLSRPFKIKDHISVTGDEGIVEEITTLFTYVQKQDGTVAIIPNNLVIGNKVYLYPKQTQTATQTKGTNQ; this is encoded by the coding sequence ATGAAAGACGAGGAGATAGTGTCCGTAAACGAAATAAGGAAGAAGATAACCGAAAGTATAGGTAGACTTGTATTATACATCGTCATCTTTGTAGTTATAGAAGCGTTGGTGAATAACTTCCTCTTTCCATATCTGGAGTCGCTCAGGCTTAATCTTGTTTCCACGAGCGTCTCCGGGATAGGCATAGCGTCTTATGCTCCATATGTCAATATTCTTTTATCCCTCCTTTTTGGCTACTTCATTATCCAGGCTTTCGTATCAGTTGTCTATTGGAATCTTAGATTAAAGTATGATCACTCCATAGCTGCCTCTATGAGGAGCGTGTTCAGACTCATTGGTATAGGAGCTCTGGTTGCTGCCATAGCTGGGGCAGTTGCTGGAGGTGCTAGTGGGGTAGCTCTAGGCGGATTTATAGGCATTGTGGTGGGTTTTGCGTCACAACAGGTATTAGGTCAAGCGTTAGATGGTCTTTTCATTCTTCTTTCAAGGCCTTTCAAGATCAAAGATCACATTAGCGTAACTGGGGATGAGGGAATTGTTGAAGAGATAACGACGTTGTTCACATACGTTCAAAAACAGGATGGGACAGTTGCCATAATACCTAACAACTTGGTGATCGGAAACAAGGTTTATCTTTACCCTAAACAGACGCAAACCGCTACCCAAACCAAAGGAACTAATCAATAG
- a CDS encoding ArsR/SmtB family transcription factor — MMRKLDEVVSGKGWETRKRILEELISSPKTPYDLAKRLNLNYSTVRYHLDLLESSGLVTHVKEGSKQIFLPSKSLTALKII; from the coding sequence ATGATGCGGAAATTAGATGAAGTCGTAAGCGGAAAAGGATGGGAAACAAGGAAAAGAATTCTAGAGGAATTAATTTCCAGTCCAAAAACTCCATACGATCTTGCAAAAAGACTGAATCTAAACTATTCTACCGTTAGATATCACTTGGACCTCCTGGAGAGCTCTGGTCTGGTAACGCACGTGAAGGAAGGTTCTAAGCAAATCTTCCTGCCTTCCAAGAGCCTCACCGCACTGAAAATAATATAA
- a CDS encoding lysine exporter LysO family protein encodes MDFTIVFMLLYVAFLGIGKIGKRSFPKVGDSVVLLLIFSISLWGGAKVISVNALTGILSTSLILSLLVVLLTFAGGLALKKTVPVRGSHDLALYQLKYGAPLLLGIALGFLFRPDLPFSSLIDYELYALAIVIGFNMGSEIRFRAIFNVTKDATLTMLVVFLGAIISSVVAFALGIVPNLKLSLAIFMGSGWYSYTGPIVSSYYGPIYGVIAFLTNFFREQLAFLLIPLLVRVKSNPYSAIAIGGATSMDTTLGLYSSIFGGDYSVSAMMSGAVLTLVIPIILPLILGV; translated from the coding sequence GTGGATTTTACCATAGTTTTTATGTTGTTATATGTGGCGTTTTTAGGAATAGGTAAGATTGGTAAAAGGTCGTTTCCGAAGGTTGGGGACTCGGTAGTGCTTTTGCTCATTTTTTCCATATCGCTATGGGGTGGGGCGAAGGTAATCTCAGTAAATGCTCTCACAGGAATTCTCTCAACCTCTTTAATACTATCTTTGTTGGTGGTGCTCCTTACCTTTGCTGGAGGTTTGGCCTTGAAGAAAACCGTTCCTGTCAGAGGATCCCACGACTTAGCTCTCTACCAATTAAAGTATGGTGCCCCCCTATTGTTGGGCATAGCCCTAGGGTTCTTGTTTAGACCCGACCTACCTTTTTCAAGCCTTATAGACTACGAGCTTTATGCCCTAGCCATTGTTATAGGATTTAACATGGGAAGCGAGATTAGATTCAGGGCGATTTTCAACGTGACAAAGGATGCCACATTAACCATGCTAGTAGTATTCTTGGGGGCAATCATATCTAGTGTCGTTGCATTCGCTCTGGGGATAGTCCCTAACCTTAAGCTATCCCTAGCCATCTTCATGGGATCCGGTTGGTATAGCTACACAGGGCCTATAGTCTCGTCGTACTACGGTCCCATTTACGGGGTAATAGCGTTCCTAACCAACTTCTTTAGGGAACAACTTGCTTTCCTCCTCATTCCACTCCTCGTAAGGGTTAAATCAAATCCCTACTCTGCTATAGCCATAGGAGGCGCGACATCGATGGACACCACCCTAGGCCTATACTCATCAATCTTTGGTGGGGACTACTCGGTAAGCGCCATGATGAGCGGAGCAGTTTTAACTTTAGTTATTCCTATAATTCTTCCATTGATTTTGGGGGTTTGA
- a CDS encoding DUF2203 domain-containing protein has protein sequence MSFEYFDLETARKLLPWVKTKMKELKSAQLNAEKALVSGKKEYIEIYSIEVDRILREITEKGIVVRDVNIGLVDFPAVINEKPAYLCWKEGEEDIMYWHYVEEGFRGRKRITGRENILSYL, from the coding sequence ATGAGCTTTGAGTATTTCGATCTCGAGACAGCCAGGAAATTACTCCCTTGGGTTAAAACAAAGATGAAGGAGCTGAAGAGCGCCCAGCTAAACGCTGAGAAGGCACTGGTAAGCGGGAAGAAGGAGTATATTGAAATCTACTCCATAGAGGTTGACAGGATCTTAAGGGAGATCACCGAGAAGGGCATAGTGGTCAGGGACGTGAACATAGGTCTAGTGGACTTTCCTGCTGTGATAAACGAAAAACCAGCCTACCTATGTTGGAAGGAAGGAGAGGAGGACATAATGTACTGGCACTACGTTGAGGAGGGATTCAGGGGAAGAAAGAGGATAACAGGAAGGGAAAACATCCTAAGTTACCTGTGA
- a CDS encoding thioredoxin domain-containing protein codes for MIEISHISSNDPIFLTGSMDGDLKEMKNSSFSKTELKSEKTYPLMNRLANSQSSFLRESADQPVDWFPWSDDAFQKAKQEDKPILVDVGAVWCHWCHVMDRETYSNKEVAELINNNFIAVKVDRDEMPELDRKLQRAVASITGESGWPLTVFMTPSGEVFFGGTYFPPEDSYGRVGMKRLLREVARLWREDRERLRKSALSLIDYSPNTQVPISFDIVDVTISSVVSSFDMEYGGLGNSMKFPHPLVDQLLTAYSFWTGDEVTSRLAVFTLKKMYQGGVFDQLGGGFHRYAVDREWNVPHFEKLLIDNAELLEDYVNVYLYSKDPQLLDVIKLTSQFLFRDMWTGEGFATSIDADVGEKEGGYYVWEWEELLSASNEYRELVKRAFTLVGEGALEGGVLRMREDPDDLSKELGKTTPEVLEELGKVREKLREYRDRTRKKPFVDRNLYTYPNCRVADAIMTSSLITGYGREISLKVVDRLGRKVSRRLDGGSEGLLEDYASATLLALRAYQITGEMKYRNLAVDLGVELESFATGSGFSDRRGSNEVPTMDTPNESPNSLAVRALLSLSVINEQFNLKEDVMGKILGDYVQGPSFYAGLTLSLGSMIKGIAHVVVIDSGDELAKSLHRYSLLTYHPFKIVEIVKEDDRDLVIPLVRSMIDQGSGSRAFVCVGNTCSLPVREQEKIKLLLKSKANLH; via the coding sequence GTGATCGAAATCTCACATATCTCTAGCAATGACCCTATTTTCCTCACGGGCTCTATGGACGGGGATCTTAAGGAGATGAAGAATAGCTCGTTTTCTAAAACAGAGTTAAAGTCTGAAAAAACATATCCCCTTATGAATAGATTAGCCAATAGCCAAAGTTCCTTCCTGAGGGAATCAGCTGATCAACCCGTAGATTGGTTTCCCTGGTCAGACGATGCCTTCCAGAAAGCTAAACAGGAGGATAAACCTATTCTCGTTGACGTAGGAGCGGTTTGGTGTCACTGGTGCCATGTCATGGATAGGGAAACTTACTCCAATAAGGAGGTAGCTGAGCTAATCAATAACAACTTCATTGCAGTGAAGGTGGACAGGGATGAGATGCCTGAGCTGGACAGAAAGTTACAGAGGGCAGTGGCTAGCATTACTGGAGAGTCTGGGTGGCCCTTGACAGTTTTCATGACCCCCTCAGGCGAAGTGTTCTTCGGAGGTACGTATTTCCCTCCTGAAGACTCCTACGGAAGGGTAGGAATGAAAAGGCTATTGAGGGAGGTGGCCAGACTATGGAGAGAGGACAGGGAAAGGCTAAGGAAATCAGCCCTGTCCTTGATAGACTACTCTCCCAACACTCAAGTCCCCATATCTTTCGACATTGTGGATGTAACTATTTCATCCGTTGTGTCCTCCTTTGACATGGAATATGGTGGGTTAGGTAACTCAATGAAGTTTCCCCACCCTCTCGTTGATCAACTTTTGACTGCCTACTCTTTTTGGACAGGGGACGAGGTAACGTCCAGGCTAGCGGTTTTCACGCTCAAAAAAATGTATCAAGGTGGGGTCTTCGACCAGCTTGGAGGAGGTTTCCATAGATACGCAGTGGATAGGGAGTGGAATGTACCCCATTTCGAGAAGTTGCTCATAGACAACGCTGAACTTCTGGAAGATTACGTCAACGTCTACCTGTACAGTAAGGATCCTCAACTACTGGACGTGATTAAATTGACTTCTCAGTTCCTATTTAGGGACATGTGGACCGGGGAAGGATTTGCGACCTCCATTGACGCTGACGTAGGGGAGAAGGAAGGTGGGTACTACGTATGGGAATGGGAAGAGCTACTGAGTGCATCTAATGAATATAGGGAACTCGTTAAGAGGGCTTTCACATTGGTAGGAGAGGGAGCCCTTGAGGGTGGAGTGCTAAGAATGAGGGAAGATCCTGACGACCTCTCCAAGGAGCTAGGAAAGACAACCCCTGAGGTTCTTGAAGAACTAGGGAAAGTGAGGGAAAAGCTAAGGGAATACAGGGACCGGACTAGGAAGAAACCTTTCGTGGACAGAAACCTTTACACTTATCCCAACTGTAGGGTGGCTGACGCAATTATGACATCTTCCCTTATTACAGGCTATGGGAGGGAAATTTCCTTAAAAGTAGTGGATAGGTTAGGGAGGAAAGTCAGCAGGAGACTTGACGGTGGCTCTGAGGGACTCTTAGAGGACTACGCTTCTGCTACACTCCTAGCCCTCAGGGCATATCAAATCACAGGCGAGATGAAGTACAGGAACCTAGCTGTTGACCTTGGTGTGGAACTGGAGAGCTTCGCTACTGGCTCAGGATTCTCAGATAGGAGGGGCTCTAACGAAGTGCCCACCATGGATACGCCCAACGAATCACCGAACTCTTTAGCGGTAAGGGCTCTGCTTTCCCTGTCGGTCATCAATGAGCAGTTCAATCTCAAGGAGGACGTTATGGGTAAGATCCTTGGTGATTACGTACAGGGGCCGTCATTCTACGCCGGATTAACCCTCTCGTTGGGCTCCATGATCAAGGGAATTGCTCACGTCGTAGTAATCGACTCCGGAGATGAGTTGGCTAAGTCCCTCCACCGTTATTCCTTGCTAACCTATCATCCGTTTAAGATTGTCGAGATCGTAAAGGAGGACGACAGAGACCTTGTAATACCCTTGGTCAGATCCATGATAGATCAAGGGAGTGGTAGTAGGGCTTTCGTCTGTGTGGGGAATACGTGCAGTTTACCCGTTAGGGAGCAGGAAAAAATTAAGCTATTACTTAAATCCAAGGCAAATCTACATTAA
- a CDS encoding SDR family NAD(P)-dependent oxidoreductase → MRFKDKSVLIVGVSKGLGFATAYFLLKEGAKVVISSRDERKLREMENALRKYGTVMSISADVSSPESLESLKRSVKEKVGKLDGLAIMIGGYEEDTIEDLSGLDSMINNHLRLPLTVIHSLLDLMNPGSTILLVSALRAIDKAGANQLSYASAKAGLAKAVEVLASEMIDRNIRVVGIAPSWIYGDFEPERDWRKMRKLGEEKAPPEDFAIVAVWLMSQEAEWVNGVVIPVDGGTRLRWA, encoded by the coding sequence ATGAGATTTAAAGATAAATCAGTTTTAATCGTAGGGGTAAGTAAGGGCCTAGGTTTCGCAACTGCTTACTTCTTGCTAAAGGAGGGAGCAAAAGTAGTAATCTCCTCCAGAGACGAGAGGAAGCTCAGGGAGATGGAGAACGCCTTAAGGAAATACGGCACCGTAATGTCGATATCTGCAGATGTGAGCTCTCCAGAGTCTCTAGAGAGTTTAAAGAGGTCGGTAAAGGAGAAGGTTGGTAAGCTTGACGGCCTGGCGATAATGATAGGAGGGTATGAGGAGGACACTATCGAAGATCTGTCCGGATTGGACTCGATGATAAACAACCACTTAAGGCTCCCCCTTACGGTAATCCACAGTCTACTGGATCTGATGAACCCCGGGAGCACAATACTACTTGTTTCAGCCCTGAGGGCGATAGATAAGGCTGGAGCGAATCAGCTCTCCTACGCCTCGGCCAAGGCAGGTCTAGCAAAGGCTGTGGAGGTATTAGCCTCAGAGATGATAGATCGTAACATCAGGGTCGTGGGGATTGCGCCGAGCTGGATCTACGGCGACTTTGAACCTGAAAGGGATTGGAGGAAGATGAGGAAGCTGGGGGAGGAGAAAGCTCCCCCTGAGGACTTCGCAATTGTAGCAGTTTGGCTCATGAGCCAGGAGGCGGAGTGGGTAAACGGAGTCGTAATCCCTGTGGACGGAGGAACTAGACTAAGGTGGGCGTGA
- a CDS encoding mechanosensitive ion channel family protein encodes MSSVRSLTKVLISLVLIGVAVFIIHAFVSTIVASNSKLIPYVNEVQLGLDAALVGIGGYIIIRIIKYALENYLLNKADKVTVRSVSLLVDLLLYTLLVLAILSALGVNLTGAAIGGAVGGVAIGLAAQTVVSNILSGIMVTSSRTLRPGDAVVLQSWIWSPPIVGEAERVTLLFTEVRTITGNLVKVPNSAFLGNTVFTKLKEGDNLVYPYQLTINADVPADILVQRARLALEDEFKKINMKTPEVSFYNKNGSTNVFLVLVTLNDMTKLSSYLDMINRTFERIYWELKGK; translated from the coding sequence ATGAGCTCGGTTCGATCTTTGACAAAGGTACTCATCTCCTTGGTGTTAATAGGGGTTGCTGTCTTCATAATCCACGCTTTTGTCTCGACCATAGTTGCCTCAAACTCGAAGCTCATACCCTACGTAAATGAGGTTCAGCTCGGTCTAGACGCAGCGTTGGTGGGGATAGGTGGATACATTATAATAAGGATAATTAAGTATGCCTTGGAAAATTACCTGCTTAACAAAGCTGATAAGGTTACAGTAAGGTCTGTATCCCTACTTGTGGATCTCCTGCTATACACCTTGCTAGTTTTGGCCATTCTCTCAGCCCTAGGAGTGAACCTTACAGGAGCTGCTATTGGAGGTGCAGTAGGAGGAGTTGCCATAGGCCTAGCTGCGCAGACGGTAGTGTCCAACATTCTATCTGGGATAATGGTAACGTCTTCAAGAACATTGAGACCTGGGGATGCTGTTGTTCTCCAGTCATGGATTTGGTCCCCTCCAATAGTTGGGGAAGCTGAAAGGGTAACTTTGCTATTTACAGAGGTCAGGACTATTACAGGCAACCTCGTTAAAGTTCCCAACTCGGCCTTTCTAGGAAACACGGTCTTCACTAAATTAAAGGAAGGGGATAACTTGGTGTATCCTTACCAACTGACTATAAATGCTGACGTACCGGCTGATATATTGGTTCAACGGGCTAGACTGGCCTTGGAGGACGAGTTCAAGAAAATTAACATGAAGACGCCTGAAGTTTCCTTCTATAACAAGAATGGCAGTACAAACGTGTTCCTGGTCCTAGTGACCTTGAACGACATGACAAAGTTGTCCTCCTACCTCGATATGATTAACAGGACGTTTGAACGAATTTATTGGGAGCTTAAAGGTAAGTAA
- a CDS encoding COG1361 S-layer family protein yields MTLRLKSIIILGLLLFGTFFSLVPLGLGISSPNLHFLMYAKPLEEPLAPGLTDVPINFTIVNLNNFALHNVNVSAFSVFPFDLINYYNDTQNISILNWNPGQAISVIYYYNINNSASQGVYNISLKVAGPIFFFGHFHETLNASVAILGYARASVQAVWGSPSSPQLVAPGDNNVPITLVVVNQGNVELSNSSILLTSTYPIKFMQNYLNIGYLPPGQPVELTTYASVYPNATSGVYQIPAQIQYFSDSKIHTTVSIPITGYANFSVTSLWGSSSNPIVVGAGSARMPITLIVNNLGDVNVNNVSISFPQNEFPLHFLQQTGYLGIIPAGLYSETTLTVSVYSNASPGVYYLQGTIHYFNTNEKIYVPVAILGYARASVQAVWGSPSSPQLVAPGDNNVPITLVVVNQGNVELSNSSILLTSTYPIKFMQNYLNIGYLPPGQPVELTTYASVYPNATSGVYQIPAQIQYFSGKEVINTMITVPIVGYESFFISTVWGSTSSPLTAAPGQTNLPLTFLLRNLGDVDALNVSLYFSSSEFPIQFSQNAIMIGIVPAGQINEGSVTVNVFPNATPGTYYIPVVVHYSQVNVTQYVPVTIYSPKITLSVFTVPPQVFPGFYDVRIGTILTNYGTASAQNAYITFQSPFPVVSQSNITVGAIPPGVPVNSSFIINVPDNTPAGQYHLTFNVYYDGGSYTKTYTLTVYPKANITVVDVIYSQLQPGDTKVPVTIVLKNIGNSTAKNVKAILGSSDVIYPHVSSSNPLQALTASEASVGDLSPGQETNVTYVIDVSGGASAGSYPLTLTLVWNQTGSFVPFVQNDQFHVTVSPPLTSVLLQDPAFYIALIVVVIVIIILIVLLSRRRRK; encoded by the coding sequence ATGACATTAAGGTTAAAAAGCATAATAATACTTGGACTTTTGCTCTTTGGTACGTTTTTTAGTTTAGTTCCTTTGGGGCTCGGTATTTCTTCACCTAACCTCCATTTTCTCATGTACGCTAAGCCACTTGAAGAACCGTTAGCCCCTGGACTAACTGACGTACCTATAAACTTCACAATTGTTAACTTGAATAACTTCGCCCTTCACAACGTCAACGTTTCTGCGTTCTCAGTGTTTCCGTTCGATCTGATAAATTACTATAATGATACTCAGAACATCTCCATACTAAATTGGAATCCCGGACAAGCGATAAGCGTCATTTACTATTACAACATTAATAACTCGGCATCCCAAGGCGTGTATAACATCTCCTTGAAGGTGGCAGGTCCCATATTTTTCTTCGGACATTTTCACGAAACGCTAAACGCTTCTGTCGCAATCCTCGGTTACGCTAGGGCTTCAGTTCAGGCAGTATGGGGGTCACCCTCATCTCCACAGCTTGTAGCCCCTGGAGATAATAACGTCCCCATAACCTTGGTAGTGGTCAACCAAGGTAACGTGGAGCTTTCCAATTCCTCAATATTGCTGACCTCAACTTACCCGATCAAGTTCATGCAGAACTACCTCAATATAGGTTACTTACCTCCAGGTCAACCTGTGGAGCTGACCACCTACGCATCGGTCTACCCCAACGCTACGTCTGGGGTGTACCAAATTCCAGCTCAAATACAGTACTTCTCAGATTCAAAAATACACACTACAGTATCAATTCCAATTACTGGTTACGCCAACTTTTCGGTAACCTCCCTGTGGGGAAGTTCGAGCAATCCCATAGTGGTGGGAGCAGGGAGCGCTAGAATGCCAATTACACTCATAGTGAATAACCTAGGGGACGTGAACGTGAATAACGTCTCCATATCTTTCCCTCAAAACGAGTTTCCGCTACACTTCCTGCAACAGACCGGTTATCTGGGAATAATTCCGGCAGGGCTTTACTCTGAAACCACCTTGACCGTCTCAGTCTACTCCAACGCGTCACCTGGGGTGTACTACTTGCAGGGTACTATTCACTACTTCAACACCAATGAGAAGATTTACGTACCTGTCGCAATCCTCGGTTACGCTAGGGCTTCAGTTCAGGCAGTATGGGGGTCACCCTCATCTCCACAGCTTGTAGCCCCTGGAGATAATAACGTCCCCATAACCTTGGTAGTGGTCAACCAAGGTAACGTGGAGCTTTCCAATTCCTCAATATTGCTGACCTCAACTTACCCGATCAAGTTCATGCAGAACTACCTCAATATAGGTTACTTACCTCCAGGTCAACCTGTGGAGCTGACCACCTACGCATCGGTCTACCCCAACGCTACGTCTGGGGTGTACCAAATTCCAGCTCAAATACAGTACTTCTCAGGGAAGGAGGTCATAAACACAATGATTACTGTACCCATAGTGGGTTACGAGAGTTTCTTCATCTCCACAGTTTGGGGGTCAACCTCCTCACCGCTCACTGCGGCCCCAGGACAAACCAATTTGCCCTTGACTTTCCTTCTGAGGAACTTGGGAGATGTAGATGCACTTAACGTTTCGCTCTACTTCTCCAGCTCAGAGTTTCCTATTCAATTTTCCCAGAACGCCATAATGATAGGTATTGTCCCTGCTGGGCAAATAAATGAGGGTAGTGTAACTGTTAACGTGTTTCCCAACGCGACTCCTGGAACATACTACATACCCGTTGTAGTCCATTACAGCCAAGTGAATGTCACTCAATACGTACCTGTTACGATTTACTCACCGAAGATAACGCTTTCTGTGTTCACTGTTCCTCCCCAAGTGTTTCCGGGATTCTATGACGTCAGGATAGGTACAATTTTAACCAACTACGGTACTGCGTCTGCACAAAACGCTTACATAACTTTCCAGTCGCCTTTCCCCGTGGTCTCCCAAAGTAACATCACTGTGGGAGCTATACCTCCTGGTGTTCCAGTAAACTCATCCTTCATCATAAACGTTCCTGACAACACGCCTGCAGGACAGTACCACCTAACGTTTAACGTATATTATGACGGAGGTAGCTACACTAAGACTTACACTTTGACAGTCTACCCAAAGGCTAACATTACGGTGGTTGATGTAATTTACTCTCAGTTACAGCCTGGAGACACGAAGGTTCCAGTGACGATCGTCCTCAAGAACATTGGAAACTCAACTGCCAAGAACGTGAAGGCGATCCTTGGATCCTCTGACGTTATATATCCACATGTGAGCTCGTCCAATCCATTACAGGCTCTAACTGCCTCTGAAGCCAGCGTGGGCGATTTAAGCCCAGGTCAGGAGACTAACGTAACCTACGTTATTGACGTCAGCGGTGGAGCTTCTGCTGGAAGCTATCCCCTCACCTTAACCCTCGTATGGAACCAGACCGGTTCCTTTGTGCCCTTCGTACAAAACGATCAGTTCCACGTTACCGTGAGCCCACCCCTAACCTCAGTATTGTTACAAGATCCGGCGTTTTACATTGCCCTGATAGTGGTTGTCATAGTTATAATCATATTGATAGTACTTCTCAGCCGTAGAAGGAGAAAGTGA
- a CDS encoding helix-turn-helix transcriptional regulator: MDKGMILVIFLSISLVPVVSSQVYLTEYYNGTVILDFYSPRFVIVPSNWTLISSHNISRNGNVLVPTTIPASAEFEVPNQGVINVSEPNVSKVFVILPINSKITYMSPDPVSLIQQGNLINISFDSGNVIVAYYLVDQGTLLDNPYLYTTGVSTGLSAYLAFLLWRRRPQPEVAAPNELDSRDAKILEAIRSGADNLNKISEISLLPRTTVYRRVKKLVALGLVEEVRERGRVRYVVKGEPK; this comes from the coding sequence ATGGATAAAGGGATGATCTTGGTGATCTTTCTGAGTATCTCCTTGGTTCCAGTGGTTTCATCACAAGTCTATCTCACGGAGTACTACAACGGTACCGTGATCCTTGACTTCTACTCGCCTAGGTTCGTAATAGTGCCAAGTAACTGGACATTAATTTCCTCCCACAATATATCCAGGAACGGGAACGTTCTAGTCCCCACAACAATCCCAGCCTCGGCTGAGTTCGAGGTCCCCAATCAAGGTGTAATAAATGTCTCTGAGCCCAACGTCTCCAAGGTTTTTGTAATTCTACCTATAAACTCGAAGATAACCTACATGAGCCCTGATCCAGTATCTTTGATCCAACAGGGAAACTTGATAAACATCAGTTTCGATTCTGGAAACGTTATAGTGGCATATTACCTTGTAGATCAAGGTACCCTTCTGGACAATCCCTATCTATACACAACTGGGGTGAGCACAGGCCTCTCAGCCTATCTGGCGTTCTTGCTCTGGAGGAGGAGACCTCAACCTGAGGTAGCTGCCCCCAACGAACTGGACAGCCGGGATGCCAAGATCTTGGAGGCCATAAGGTCAGGTGCGGACAACCTAAACAAGATTTCCGAGATCTCCCTGCTCCCAAGAACCACAGTTTACAGGAGGGTAAAGAAGCTAGTCGCCTTAGGGCTTGTTGAGGAAGTTAGGGAGAGGGGAAGAGTTAGATACGTTGTTAAAGGTGAACCCAAATGA